The stretch of DNA GATCTCCTGGTCGGCCAAAGTCGGCGTCAGGTTAAGGCGGTAGCCCGCCTTAGGGATGGCGATCTCCCACCCCGCCGGATACTTGATGCCCGTATGCGGGGACGTCCAGACGCCGGTAGCCTTGACCTGAAAGTCCGCCAGCTTCAAATGCCGGACCTGCCCCTGCGGGTCGATCAAAGTGCCCGAAGAAGCCGGGTCCACCGAACCATCCTTATGCCGCAAGAGATAGAGCATCACGTCCCAGCCGTCGCCCAACTGCACGCTGAACCAGTCCCACCCCGAAAGATTCGGGGCCATGGCGCCGCTGAAAAACTCGTGGTCCATCCAGCTTTCGCCGCTCACCGTTAGGGTGCGGCCGTCCACAGTGATGGCACCCTTGGTCGAAACGCGGCTGATGGAATAGTAATAGCTCGCGGAGTTGTATGCCTCGGACTTGCGACTGTAGCCGCCTTCACCATGCAGGGCCGGGGGTTTCAATGGCGTAAGCGTCAGGTCCAACCCCAGGCCTTCAGCTTGGGCCTTAAGGTGAAATTCATCCCCCATAAGCTCCGT from Desulfobaccales bacterium encodes:
- a CDS encoding lipocalin-like domain-containing protein translates to MAKLALGLMLVVLLTGVGWAAEAFQTPQPGRAFEFPRDHGAHPSFQTEWWYYVGHLKAASGETFGYQLTFFRTALRQPDLKARSAWSLNTIYFAHLAVTDPARSTFAFRDKAGRGALGLSGAKAGAMRVWIDDWHTELMGDEFHLKAQAEGLGLDLTLTPLKPPALHGEGGYSRKSEAYNSASYYYSISRVSTKGAITVDGRTLTVSGESWMDHEFFSGAMAPNLSGWDWFSVQLGDGWDVMLYLLRHKDGSVDPASSGTLIDPQGQVRHLKLADFQVKATGVWTSPHTGIKYPAGWEIAIPKAGYRLNLTPTLADQEIRAPAPAKVTYWEGEVKVAGTKNGAPVAGLGYAELTGYAGGMGGRF